From the genome of Helicoverpa zea isolate HzStark_Cry1AcR chromosome 1, ilHelZeax1.1, whole genome shotgun sequence, one region includes:
- the LOC124632569 gene encoding DNA-binding protein Ewg isoform X6, producing the protein MVLEIGGQDEGDTDYAMNSAVSTESMDMEGEDMSQVDGCLSGASDDDDDCASSPAGSNYDDSADLIKNAMSDEVTKQLAAAGPVGMAAAAAIASSKKRKRPHSFETNPSVRKRHQNRLLRKLRQTIEEFATRVGQQAVVLVATPGKPNTSYRVFGAKPLEDVVRNLRCMIMEELENALAQQFGLGGGPQAPAPASDDPSLFELPPLIIDGIPTPVEKMTQAQLRAFIPLMLKYSMVRGKPGWGRESTRPPWWPKDLPWANVRMDARTEDEKQKMSWTHALRQIVINCYKYHGREDLLPAFTEEDEKGPPTQPMSQYAPAVLQTITNPDGTVSLIQVDPNNPIITLPDGTTAQVIHSGEGGAGVVQTLDGEGAVVDLNAVAEATLNHDGQIILTGEDGHGYPVSVSGVITVPVSASVYQSMVASMQQQDGVCVAPLVQVEQGETLEALGMGGGVAQVMLQAGGDAQVLQVLSLKDAQVLTKAMQVKAERDAVVADS; encoded by the exons ATGGTCCTGGAGATTGGGGGGCAGGACGAAGGGGACACAGACTACGCCATGAACTCTGCCGTCAGCACCGAGTCTATGGATATGGAGGGGGAG GACATGTCACAAGTCGACGGCTGCCTGAGCGGCGCGTCAGACGACGATGACGACTGCGCGTCATCACCGGCCGGCTCCAACTACGACGATAGCGCCGATCTCATCAAAAACGCTATGAGCGATGAAGTCACCAAACAGCTGGCTGCCGCTG GTCCGGTAGGCATGGCGGCCGCCGCCGCTATCGCGTCCTCCAAGAAGCGCAAGCGGCCGCACTCCTTCGAGACCAACCCCTCCGTCAGGAAGAGGCATCAGAACAGGCTGCTCAGGAAACTCAGA CAAACTATAGAAGAGTTCGCGACCCGCGTGGGCCAGCAAGCCGTGGTACTAGTCGCTACTCCAGGCAAGCCCAACACATCATACCGCGTGTTCGGCGCCAAGCCGCTAGAGGACGTTGTGAGGAACCTACGCTGCATGATCATGGAGGAGTTGGAGAATGCGCTCGCGCAACAG TTCGGGCTGGGCGGGGGCCCGCAGGCGCCGGCGCCGGCCTCGGACGACCCGTCGCTGTTCGAGCTGCCGCCGCTCATCATCGACGGCATCCCCACGCCCGTCGAGAAGATGACGCAGGCGCAGCTGCGGGCGTTCATACCGCTCATGCTTAAGTATTCTATGG TACGCGGCAAGCCGGGCTGGGGCCGCGAGTCGACGCGTCCGCCGTGGTGGCCCAAGGACCTGCCCTGGGCCAACGTGCGCATGGACGCCAGGACTGAGGACGAGAAGCAGAAG ATGTCATGGACCCACGCGCTGCGTCAGATCGTGATCAACTGCTACAAGTACCACGGCCGCGAGGATCTGCTGCCCGCCTTCACTGAGGAAGACGAGAAGGGTCCACCCACACAACCG ATGTCGCAGTACGCGCCGGCCGTGCTGCAGACGATCACGAACCCGGACGGCACGGTGTCGCTCATACAGGTGGACCCCAACAACCCCATCATCACGCTGCCAGACGGCACCACTGCTCAGGTG ATCCACAGCGGCGAGGGCGGCGCGGGCGTGGTGCAGACGCTGGACGGCGAGGGCGCCGTGGTGGACCTCAACGCCGTCGCCGAGGCCACGCTCAACCACGACGGACAGATCATACTCACCGGCGAGGACGGACACG GCTACCCGGTGTCGGTGTCGGGCGTGATCACGGTGCCGGTGTCGGCGTCGGTGTACCAGTCGATGGTGGCGTCCATGCAGCAGCAGGACGGCGTGTGCGTGGCGCCGCTCGTGCAG gtggagcagggcGAGACGCTGGAGGCGCTGGGCATGGGCGGCGGCGTGGCGCAGGTGATGCTGCAGGCGGGCGGCGACGCGCAGGTGCTGCAGGTGCTCAGCCTCAAGGACGCGCAGGTCCTCACCAAGGCCATG CAAGTAAAGGCTGAACGCGACGCGGTGGTCGCGGACTCCTAG
- the LOC124632569 gene encoding DNA-binding protein P3A2 isoform X4 — MVLEIGGQDEGDTDYAMNSAVSTESMDMEGEDMSQVDGCLSGASDDDDDCASSPAGSNYDDSADLIKNAMSDEVTKQLAAAGPVGMAAAAAIASSKKRKRPHSFETNPSVRKRHQNRLLRKLRQTIEEFATRVGQQAVVLVATPGKPNTSYRVFGAKPLEDVVRNLRCMIMEELENALAQQAPAPASDDPSLFELPPLIIDGIPTPVEKMTQAQLRAFIPLMLKYSMVRGKPGWGRESTRPPWWPKDLPWANVRMDARTEDEKQKMSWTHALRQIVINCYKYHGREDLLPAFTEEDEKGPPTQPISACMPNANNNTSSGSSSGAGRSSQQQAVLTSQQVCIDQMTLADVDVRNCDDMAVVTTTHLTNMSQYAPAVLQTITNPDGTVSLIQVDPNNPIITLPDGTTAQVIHSGEGGAGVVQTLDGEGAVVDLNAVAEATLNHDGQIILTGEDGHGYPVSVSGVITVPVSASVYQSMVASMQQQDGVCVAPLVQFGTQVEQGETLEALGMGGGVAQVMLQAGGDAQVLQVLSLKDAQVLTKAMQVKAERDAVVADS; from the exons ATGGTCCTGGAGATTGGGGGGCAGGACGAAGGGGACACAGACTACGCCATGAACTCTGCCGTCAGCACCGAGTCTATGGATATGGAGGGGGAG GACATGTCACAAGTCGACGGCTGCCTGAGCGGCGCGTCAGACGACGATGACGACTGCGCGTCATCACCGGCCGGCTCCAACTACGACGATAGCGCCGATCTCATCAAAAACGCTATGAGCGATGAAGTCACCAAACAGCTGGCTGCCGCTG GTCCGGTAGGCATGGCGGCCGCCGCCGCTATCGCGTCCTCCAAGAAGCGCAAGCGGCCGCACTCCTTCGAGACCAACCCCTCCGTCAGGAAGAGGCATCAGAACAGGCTGCTCAGGAAACTCAGA CAAACTATAGAAGAGTTCGCGACCCGCGTGGGCCAGCAAGCCGTGGTACTAGTCGCTACTCCAGGCAAGCCCAACACATCATACCGCGTGTTCGGCGCCAAGCCGCTAGAGGACGTTGTGAGGAACCTACGCTGCATGATCATGGAGGAGTTGGAGAATGCGCTCGCGCAACAG GCGCCGGCGCCGGCCTCGGACGACCCGTCGCTGTTCGAGCTGCCGCCGCTCATCATCGACGGCATCCCCACGCCCGTCGAGAAGATGACGCAGGCGCAGCTGCGGGCGTTCATACCGCTCATGCTTAAGTATTCTATGG TACGCGGCAAGCCGGGCTGGGGCCGCGAGTCGACGCGTCCGCCGTGGTGGCCCAAGGACCTGCCCTGGGCCAACGTGCGCATGGACGCCAGGACTGAGGACGAGAAGCAGAAG ATGTCATGGACCCACGCGCTGCGTCAGATCGTGATCAACTGCTACAAGTACCACGGCCGCGAGGATCTGCTGCCCGCCTTCACTGAGGAAGACGAGAAGGGTCCACCCACACAACCG ATCTCGGCTTGCATGCCGAACGCGAACAACAACACATCGTCGGGCTCGTCGTCCGGCGCCGGGCGCAGCTCTCAGCAGCAAGCCGTGCTGACGTCACAGCAAGTCTGCATCGACCAGATGACGCTCGCCGATGTCGATGTACGCAACTGTGATGATATGGCGGTCGTGACCACCACTCACTTGACAAAT ATGTCGCAGTACGCGCCGGCCGTGCTGCAGACGATCACGAACCCGGACGGCACGGTGTCGCTCATACAGGTGGACCCCAACAACCCCATCATCACGCTGCCAGACGGCACCACTGCTCAGGTG ATCCACAGCGGCGAGGGCGGCGCGGGCGTGGTGCAGACGCTGGACGGCGAGGGCGCCGTGGTGGACCTCAACGCCGTCGCCGAGGCCACGCTCAACCACGACGGACAGATCATACTCACCGGCGAGGACGGACACG GCTACCCGGTGTCGGTGTCGGGCGTGATCACGGTGCCGGTGTCGGCGTCGGTGTACCAGTCGATGGTGGCGTCCATGCAGCAGCAGGACGGCGTGTGCGTGGCGCCGCTCGTGCAG TTCGgtacgcaggtggagcagggcGAGACGCTGGAGGCGCTGGGCATGGGCGGCGGCGTGGCGCAGGTGATGCTGCAGGCGGGCGGCGACGCGCAGGTGCTGCAGGTGCTCAGCCTCAAGGACGCGCAGGTCCTCACCAAGGCCATG CAAGTAAAGGCTGAACGCGACGCGGTGGTCGCGGACTCCTAG
- the LOC124632569 gene encoding DNA-binding protein Ewg isoform X7 — translation MVLEIGGQDEGDTDYAMNSAVSTESMDMEGEDMSQVDGCLSGASDDDDDCASSPAGSNYDDSADLIKNAMSDEVTKQLAAAGPVGMAAAAAIASSKKRKRPHSFETNPSVRKRHQNRLLRKLRQTIEEFATRVGQQAVVLVATPGKPNTSYRVFGAKPLEDVVRNLRCMIMEELENALAQQAPAPASDDPSLFELPPLIIDGIPTPVEKMTQAQLRAFIPLMLKYSMVRGKPGWGRESTRPPWWPKDLPWANVRMDARTEDEKQKMSWTHALRQIVINCYKYHGREDLLPAFTEEDEKGPPTQPISACMPNANNNTSSGSSSGAGRSSQQQAVLTSQQVCIDQMTLADVDVRNCDDMAVVTTTHLTNMSQYAPAVLQTITNPDGTVSLIQVDPNNPIITLPDGTTAQVIHSGEGGAGVVQTLDGEGAVVDLNAVAEATLNHDGQIILTGEDGHGYPVSVSGVITVPVSASVYQSMVASMQQQDGVCVAPLVQVEQGETLEALGMGGGVAQVMLQAGGDAQVLQVLSLKDAQVLTKAMQVKAERDAVVADS, via the exons ATGGTCCTGGAGATTGGGGGGCAGGACGAAGGGGACACAGACTACGCCATGAACTCTGCCGTCAGCACCGAGTCTATGGATATGGAGGGGGAG GACATGTCACAAGTCGACGGCTGCCTGAGCGGCGCGTCAGACGACGATGACGACTGCGCGTCATCACCGGCCGGCTCCAACTACGACGATAGCGCCGATCTCATCAAAAACGCTATGAGCGATGAAGTCACCAAACAGCTGGCTGCCGCTG GTCCGGTAGGCATGGCGGCCGCCGCCGCTATCGCGTCCTCCAAGAAGCGCAAGCGGCCGCACTCCTTCGAGACCAACCCCTCCGTCAGGAAGAGGCATCAGAACAGGCTGCTCAGGAAACTCAGA CAAACTATAGAAGAGTTCGCGACCCGCGTGGGCCAGCAAGCCGTGGTACTAGTCGCTACTCCAGGCAAGCCCAACACATCATACCGCGTGTTCGGCGCCAAGCCGCTAGAGGACGTTGTGAGGAACCTACGCTGCATGATCATGGAGGAGTTGGAGAATGCGCTCGCGCAACAG GCGCCGGCGCCGGCCTCGGACGACCCGTCGCTGTTCGAGCTGCCGCCGCTCATCATCGACGGCATCCCCACGCCCGTCGAGAAGATGACGCAGGCGCAGCTGCGGGCGTTCATACCGCTCATGCTTAAGTATTCTATGG TACGCGGCAAGCCGGGCTGGGGCCGCGAGTCGACGCGTCCGCCGTGGTGGCCCAAGGACCTGCCCTGGGCCAACGTGCGCATGGACGCCAGGACTGAGGACGAGAAGCAGAAG ATGTCATGGACCCACGCGCTGCGTCAGATCGTGATCAACTGCTACAAGTACCACGGCCGCGAGGATCTGCTGCCCGCCTTCACTGAGGAAGACGAGAAGGGTCCACCCACACAACCG ATCTCGGCTTGCATGCCGAACGCGAACAACAACACATCGTCGGGCTCGTCGTCCGGCGCCGGGCGCAGCTCTCAGCAGCAAGCCGTGCTGACGTCACAGCAAGTCTGCATCGACCAGATGACGCTCGCCGATGTCGATGTACGCAACTGTGATGATATGGCGGTCGTGACCACCACTCACTTGACAAAT ATGTCGCAGTACGCGCCGGCCGTGCTGCAGACGATCACGAACCCGGACGGCACGGTGTCGCTCATACAGGTGGACCCCAACAACCCCATCATCACGCTGCCAGACGGCACCACTGCTCAGGTG ATCCACAGCGGCGAGGGCGGCGCGGGCGTGGTGCAGACGCTGGACGGCGAGGGCGCCGTGGTGGACCTCAACGCCGTCGCCGAGGCCACGCTCAACCACGACGGACAGATCATACTCACCGGCGAGGACGGACACG GCTACCCGGTGTCGGTGTCGGGCGTGATCACGGTGCCGGTGTCGGCGTCGGTGTACCAGTCGATGGTGGCGTCCATGCAGCAGCAGGACGGCGTGTGCGTGGCGCCGCTCGTGCAG gtggagcagggcGAGACGCTGGAGGCGCTGGGCATGGGCGGCGGCGTGGCGCAGGTGATGCTGCAGGCGGGCGGCGACGCGCAGGTGCTGCAGGTGCTCAGCCTCAAGGACGCGCAGGTCCTCACCAAGGCCATG CAAGTAAAGGCTGAACGCGACGCGGTGGTCGCGGACTCCTAG
- the LOC124632569 gene encoding DNA-binding protein Ewg isoform X1, with the protein MVLEIGGQDEGDTDYAMNSAVSTESMDMEGEDMSQVDGCLSGASDDDDDCASSPAGSNYDDSADLIKNAMSDEVTKQLAAAGPVGMAAAAAIASSKKRKRPHSFETNPSVRKRHQNRLLRKLRQTIEEFATRVGQQAVVLVATPGKPNTSYRVFGAKPLEDVVRNLRCMIMEELENALAQQFGLGGGPQAPAPASDDPSLFELPPLIIDGIPTPVEKMTQAQLRAFIPLMLKYSMVRGKPGWGRESTRPPWWPKDLPWANVRMDARTEDEKQKMSWTHALRQIVINCYKYHGREDLLPAFTEEDEKGPPTQPISACMPNANNNTSSGSSSGAGRSSQQQAVLTSQQVCIDQMTLADVDVRNCDDMAVVTTTHLTNMSQYAPAVLQTITNPDGTVSLIQVDPNNPIITLPDGTTAQVIHSGEGGAGVVQTLDGEGAVVDLNAVAEATLNHDGQIILTGEDGHGYPVSVSGVITVPVSASVYQSMVASMQQQDGVCVAPLVQFGTQVEQGETLEALGMGGGVAQVMLQAGGDAQVLQVLSLKDAQVLTKAMQVKAERDAVVADS; encoded by the exons ATGGTCCTGGAGATTGGGGGGCAGGACGAAGGGGACACAGACTACGCCATGAACTCTGCCGTCAGCACCGAGTCTATGGATATGGAGGGGGAG GACATGTCACAAGTCGACGGCTGCCTGAGCGGCGCGTCAGACGACGATGACGACTGCGCGTCATCACCGGCCGGCTCCAACTACGACGATAGCGCCGATCTCATCAAAAACGCTATGAGCGATGAAGTCACCAAACAGCTGGCTGCCGCTG GTCCGGTAGGCATGGCGGCCGCCGCCGCTATCGCGTCCTCCAAGAAGCGCAAGCGGCCGCACTCCTTCGAGACCAACCCCTCCGTCAGGAAGAGGCATCAGAACAGGCTGCTCAGGAAACTCAGA CAAACTATAGAAGAGTTCGCGACCCGCGTGGGCCAGCAAGCCGTGGTACTAGTCGCTACTCCAGGCAAGCCCAACACATCATACCGCGTGTTCGGCGCCAAGCCGCTAGAGGACGTTGTGAGGAACCTACGCTGCATGATCATGGAGGAGTTGGAGAATGCGCTCGCGCAACAG TTCGGGCTGGGCGGGGGCCCGCAGGCGCCGGCGCCGGCCTCGGACGACCCGTCGCTGTTCGAGCTGCCGCCGCTCATCATCGACGGCATCCCCACGCCCGTCGAGAAGATGACGCAGGCGCAGCTGCGGGCGTTCATACCGCTCATGCTTAAGTATTCTATGG TACGCGGCAAGCCGGGCTGGGGCCGCGAGTCGACGCGTCCGCCGTGGTGGCCCAAGGACCTGCCCTGGGCCAACGTGCGCATGGACGCCAGGACTGAGGACGAGAAGCAGAAG ATGTCATGGACCCACGCGCTGCGTCAGATCGTGATCAACTGCTACAAGTACCACGGCCGCGAGGATCTGCTGCCCGCCTTCACTGAGGAAGACGAGAAGGGTCCACCCACACAACCG ATCTCGGCTTGCATGCCGAACGCGAACAACAACACATCGTCGGGCTCGTCGTCCGGCGCCGGGCGCAGCTCTCAGCAGCAAGCCGTGCTGACGTCACAGCAAGTCTGCATCGACCAGATGACGCTCGCCGATGTCGATGTACGCAACTGTGATGATATGGCGGTCGTGACCACCACTCACTTGACAAAT ATGTCGCAGTACGCGCCGGCCGTGCTGCAGACGATCACGAACCCGGACGGCACGGTGTCGCTCATACAGGTGGACCCCAACAACCCCATCATCACGCTGCCAGACGGCACCACTGCTCAGGTG ATCCACAGCGGCGAGGGCGGCGCGGGCGTGGTGCAGACGCTGGACGGCGAGGGCGCCGTGGTGGACCTCAACGCCGTCGCCGAGGCCACGCTCAACCACGACGGACAGATCATACTCACCGGCGAGGACGGACACG GCTACCCGGTGTCGGTGTCGGGCGTGATCACGGTGCCGGTGTCGGCGTCGGTGTACCAGTCGATGGTGGCGTCCATGCAGCAGCAGGACGGCGTGTGCGTGGCGCCGCTCGTGCAG TTCGgtacgcaggtggagcagggcGAGACGCTGGAGGCGCTGGGCATGGGCGGCGGCGTGGCGCAGGTGATGCTGCAGGCGGGCGGCGACGCGCAGGTGCTGCAGGTGCTCAGCCTCAAGGACGCGCAGGTCCTCACCAAGGCCATG CAAGTAAAGGCTGAACGCGACGCGGTGGTCGCGGACTCCTAG
- the LOC124632569 gene encoding DNA-binding protein Ewg isoform X3, which translates to MVLEIGGQDEGDTDYAMNSAVSTESMDMEGEDMSQVDGCLSGASDDDDDCASSPAGSNYDDSADLIKNAMSDEVTKQLAAAGPVGMAAAAAIASSKKRKRPHSFETNPSVRKRHQNRLLRKLRQTIEEFATRVGQQAVVLVATPGKPNTSYRVFGAKPLEDVVRNLRCMIMEELENALAQQFGLGGGPQAPAPASDDPSLFELPPLIIDGIPTPVEKMTQAQLRAFIPLMLKYSMVRGKPGWGRESTRPPWWPKDLPWANVRMDARTEDEKQKMSWTHALRQIVINCYKYHGREDLLPAFTEEDEKGPPTQPISACMPNANNNTSSGSSSGAGRSSQQQAVLTSQQVCIDQMTLADVDVRNCDDMAVVTTTHLTNMSQYAPAVLQTITNPDGTVSLIQVDPNNPIITLPDGTTAQVIHSGEGGAGVVQTLDGEGAVVDLNAVAEATLNHDGQIILTGEDGHGYPVSVSGVITVPVSASVYQSMVASMQQQDGVCVAPLVQVEQGETLEALGMGGGVAQVMLQAGGDAQVLQVLSLKDAQVLTKAMQVKAERDAVVADS; encoded by the exons ATGGTCCTGGAGATTGGGGGGCAGGACGAAGGGGACACAGACTACGCCATGAACTCTGCCGTCAGCACCGAGTCTATGGATATGGAGGGGGAG GACATGTCACAAGTCGACGGCTGCCTGAGCGGCGCGTCAGACGACGATGACGACTGCGCGTCATCACCGGCCGGCTCCAACTACGACGATAGCGCCGATCTCATCAAAAACGCTATGAGCGATGAAGTCACCAAACAGCTGGCTGCCGCTG GTCCGGTAGGCATGGCGGCCGCCGCCGCTATCGCGTCCTCCAAGAAGCGCAAGCGGCCGCACTCCTTCGAGACCAACCCCTCCGTCAGGAAGAGGCATCAGAACAGGCTGCTCAGGAAACTCAGA CAAACTATAGAAGAGTTCGCGACCCGCGTGGGCCAGCAAGCCGTGGTACTAGTCGCTACTCCAGGCAAGCCCAACACATCATACCGCGTGTTCGGCGCCAAGCCGCTAGAGGACGTTGTGAGGAACCTACGCTGCATGATCATGGAGGAGTTGGAGAATGCGCTCGCGCAACAG TTCGGGCTGGGCGGGGGCCCGCAGGCGCCGGCGCCGGCCTCGGACGACCCGTCGCTGTTCGAGCTGCCGCCGCTCATCATCGACGGCATCCCCACGCCCGTCGAGAAGATGACGCAGGCGCAGCTGCGGGCGTTCATACCGCTCATGCTTAAGTATTCTATGG TACGCGGCAAGCCGGGCTGGGGCCGCGAGTCGACGCGTCCGCCGTGGTGGCCCAAGGACCTGCCCTGGGCCAACGTGCGCATGGACGCCAGGACTGAGGACGAGAAGCAGAAG ATGTCATGGACCCACGCGCTGCGTCAGATCGTGATCAACTGCTACAAGTACCACGGCCGCGAGGATCTGCTGCCCGCCTTCACTGAGGAAGACGAGAAGGGTCCACCCACACAACCG ATCTCGGCTTGCATGCCGAACGCGAACAACAACACATCGTCGGGCTCGTCGTCCGGCGCCGGGCGCAGCTCTCAGCAGCAAGCCGTGCTGACGTCACAGCAAGTCTGCATCGACCAGATGACGCTCGCCGATGTCGATGTACGCAACTGTGATGATATGGCGGTCGTGACCACCACTCACTTGACAAAT ATGTCGCAGTACGCGCCGGCCGTGCTGCAGACGATCACGAACCCGGACGGCACGGTGTCGCTCATACAGGTGGACCCCAACAACCCCATCATCACGCTGCCAGACGGCACCACTGCTCAGGTG ATCCACAGCGGCGAGGGCGGCGCGGGCGTGGTGCAGACGCTGGACGGCGAGGGCGCCGTGGTGGACCTCAACGCCGTCGCCGAGGCCACGCTCAACCACGACGGACAGATCATACTCACCGGCGAGGACGGACACG GCTACCCGGTGTCGGTGTCGGGCGTGATCACGGTGCCGGTGTCGGCGTCGGTGTACCAGTCGATGGTGGCGTCCATGCAGCAGCAGGACGGCGTGTGCGTGGCGCCGCTCGTGCAG gtggagcagggcGAGACGCTGGAGGCGCTGGGCATGGGCGGCGGCGTGGCGCAGGTGATGCTGCAGGCGGGCGGCGACGCGCAGGTGCTGCAGGTGCTCAGCCTCAAGGACGCGCAGGTCCTCACCAAGGCCATG CAAGTAAAGGCTGAACGCGACGCGGTGGTCGCGGACTCCTAG
- the LOC124632569 gene encoding DNA-binding protein Ewg isoform X5: MVLEIGGQDEGDTDYAMNSAVSTESMDMEGEDMSQVDGCLSGASDDDDDCASSPAGSNYDDSADLIKNAMSDEVTKQLAAAGPVGMAAAAAIASSKKRKRPHSFETNPSVRKRHQNRLLRKLRQTIEEFATRVGQQAVVLVATPGKPNTSYRVFGAKPLEDVVRNLRCMIMEELENALAQQFGLGGGPQAPAPASDDPSLFELPPLIIDGIPTPVEKMTQAQLRAFIPLMLKYSMVRGKPGWGRESTRPPWWPKDLPWANVRMDARTEDEKQKMSWTHALRQIVINCYKYHGREDLLPAFTEEDEKGPPTQPMSQYAPAVLQTITNPDGTVSLIQVDPNNPIITLPDGTTAQVIHSGEGGAGVVQTLDGEGAVVDLNAVAEATLNHDGQIILTGEDGHGYPVSVSGVITVPVSASVYQSMVASMQQQDGVCVAPLVQFGTQVEQGETLEALGMGGGVAQVMLQAGGDAQVLQVLSLKDAQVLTKAMQVKAERDAVVADS; the protein is encoded by the exons ATGGTCCTGGAGATTGGGGGGCAGGACGAAGGGGACACAGACTACGCCATGAACTCTGCCGTCAGCACCGAGTCTATGGATATGGAGGGGGAG GACATGTCACAAGTCGACGGCTGCCTGAGCGGCGCGTCAGACGACGATGACGACTGCGCGTCATCACCGGCCGGCTCCAACTACGACGATAGCGCCGATCTCATCAAAAACGCTATGAGCGATGAAGTCACCAAACAGCTGGCTGCCGCTG GTCCGGTAGGCATGGCGGCCGCCGCCGCTATCGCGTCCTCCAAGAAGCGCAAGCGGCCGCACTCCTTCGAGACCAACCCCTCCGTCAGGAAGAGGCATCAGAACAGGCTGCTCAGGAAACTCAGA CAAACTATAGAAGAGTTCGCGACCCGCGTGGGCCAGCAAGCCGTGGTACTAGTCGCTACTCCAGGCAAGCCCAACACATCATACCGCGTGTTCGGCGCCAAGCCGCTAGAGGACGTTGTGAGGAACCTACGCTGCATGATCATGGAGGAGTTGGAGAATGCGCTCGCGCAACAG TTCGGGCTGGGCGGGGGCCCGCAGGCGCCGGCGCCGGCCTCGGACGACCCGTCGCTGTTCGAGCTGCCGCCGCTCATCATCGACGGCATCCCCACGCCCGTCGAGAAGATGACGCAGGCGCAGCTGCGGGCGTTCATACCGCTCATGCTTAAGTATTCTATGG TACGCGGCAAGCCGGGCTGGGGCCGCGAGTCGACGCGTCCGCCGTGGTGGCCCAAGGACCTGCCCTGGGCCAACGTGCGCATGGACGCCAGGACTGAGGACGAGAAGCAGAAG ATGTCATGGACCCACGCGCTGCGTCAGATCGTGATCAACTGCTACAAGTACCACGGCCGCGAGGATCTGCTGCCCGCCTTCACTGAGGAAGACGAGAAGGGTCCACCCACACAACCG ATGTCGCAGTACGCGCCGGCCGTGCTGCAGACGATCACGAACCCGGACGGCACGGTGTCGCTCATACAGGTGGACCCCAACAACCCCATCATCACGCTGCCAGACGGCACCACTGCTCAGGTG ATCCACAGCGGCGAGGGCGGCGCGGGCGTGGTGCAGACGCTGGACGGCGAGGGCGCCGTGGTGGACCTCAACGCCGTCGCCGAGGCCACGCTCAACCACGACGGACAGATCATACTCACCGGCGAGGACGGACACG GCTACCCGGTGTCGGTGTCGGGCGTGATCACGGTGCCGGTGTCGGCGTCGGTGTACCAGTCGATGGTGGCGTCCATGCAGCAGCAGGACGGCGTGTGCGTGGCGCCGCTCGTGCAG TTCGgtacgcaggtggagcagggcGAGACGCTGGAGGCGCTGGGCATGGGCGGCGGCGTGGCGCAGGTGATGCTGCAGGCGGGCGGCGACGCGCAGGTGCTGCAGGTGCTCAGCCTCAAGGACGCGCAGGTCCTCACCAAGGCCATG CAAGTAAAGGCTGAACGCGACGCGGTGGTCGCGGACTCCTAG